The following coding sequences lie in one Oceanicola sp. 502str15 genomic window:
- a CDS encoding enoyl-CoA hydratase/isomerase family protein, producing MIRVADEGGLRTVTIDRPEKANSLTGDMLEALVEAVTEFDGGALVLTGAGKVFSAGADLDEAKAGLATSPLWERLSHAVAESDALTVAALNGTLAGGAFGMALACDLRIAVPGAKFFYPVMKLGYLPQPSDPARLSALVGRGRARMILLAAQKIGAEEAVAWGLVDRLVEPEALTGEAAALCAAAMAAEPKVRAGIKAMCRGMTVPGVTSAAGDLPS from the coding sequence ATGATCCGCGTTGCCGATGAGGGCGGGCTGCGCACCGTCACCATCGACCGCCCGGAAAAGGCCAACTCGCTGACGGGCGACATGCTGGAGGCGCTGGTCGAGGCGGTGACGGAGTTTGACGGCGGCGCGCTGGTGCTGACCGGGGCGGGCAAGGTATTTTCTGCCGGGGCCGATCTGGACGAGGCGAAGGCCGGGCTGGCGACGAGCCCGCTCTGGGAGCGGCTTTCCCACGCCGTGGCGGAGAGCGACGCGCTCACCGTGGCCGCGCTCAACGGCACGCTGGCGGGCGGGGCCTTTGGCATGGCGCTGGCCTGCGATCTGCGGATCGCGGTGCCGGGGGCGAAGTTTTTCTATCCGGTGATGAAGCTGGGCTACCTGCCCCAGCCCTCCGATCCGGCGCGGCTGTCCGCGCTGGTGGGCCGGGGCAGGGCGAGGATGATTTTGCTGGCGGCGCAGAAGATCGGGGCCGAAGAGGCGGTGGCATGGGGGCTGGTCGACCGGCTGGTGGAGCCCGAGGCGCTGACCGGCGAGGCGGCGGCCCTATGCGCCGCGGCGATGGCGGCAGAGCCGAAGGTGCGGGCGGGCATCAAGGCGATGTGCCGGGGCATGACCGTTCCCGGCGTCACCTCCGCCGCCGGGGACCTGCCGTCTTAG